The following proteins are co-located in the Streptomyces sp. NBC_01198 genome:
- a CDS encoding nitrate- and nitrite sensing domain-containing protein — MQGRFKRDSGTAGDPEQQPGGTGNGPAQAAGDSGGATPGTAAATGRTSTPSGIEAGRITGLDTKPGSRIMLRNWRISTRLVSLLALPVVTAGALGGLRVHNSIQNIHQLQRLNALTDIAEHATDLADALAEERDSSAGPITAGSPTDAVAASRQATDREEKLYRDAKDEITAGDSLFSGVRSSLIAIDTQLTGLNQLRDGAFTSQSSIAQTVSSYDGLIQSLLSLSVDMAQATQNSEMVTNTRALAAFSSAKEYESIQRAVISAALAKGSRLDANDYQTVNSAADNEDINLTRFATLYGDKSAALLAPIEGGNDTITAHDVMRERIAKSQDQIQDIHISYLDWDDAAKAKIDAMNRIERSLLNEMRQKSLELQSTAKEDALISGAIILLVLGIAVVGAFVVARSMIRSLRRLQQTAQDVAQKRLPELVKQLSETDPQDVDTSVESIGINSRDEIGQVARAFDEVYSEAVRLAAEQALLRGNVNAMFTNLSRRSQGLIQRQLSLISELESREADPDQLSSLFKLDHLATRMRRNGENLLVLAGEEPGRRWTRPVPLVDVLRAAASEVEQYERIELTSVPSAEVTGRIVNDLVHLLAELLENATSFSSPQTKVRVTGHALPDGRVLIEIHDTGIGLSPEDLADINERLANPPTVDVAVSRRMGLFVVGRLSLRHGIRIQLRPSDSGGTTALVMLPVDVTQGGANAKGNAMGGGRPGATPPAAAGGGVAGAFGNTPNSPQVTRPPQRGQVGGGAQRPALAPGAGRPGGGAPQQPGTPRWAAQDGSQGFPADDRGLQDTPRGHEDVEAAPAFDAFDGSGPGQGPGQGQGQDTGARADFRQGGTDAPYGGQQGGRGQFPPPQQQGTGPSGFRSDVFGGRSGPRQGGEQQQRPQGGPGDTAQFPPVPAARDDFQQGGTGQFPAQRGNDGQDFGRPPRTPQETYGTGQFPVQGGPGDTGQFPRHGQQRNDGTGQFPVQGGPGQERNDGTGQFPVQGGPGDTGQFPRHGQQRNDGTGQFPVQGGPGDTGQFPRHGQQRNDGTGQFPVQGGPGNTGQFPVQQQPGQGGPGETAQFPAIRSDDTFGGGSGQYGPPAGGRPQGGPPYRDGGVPQQPYDNSGRQQMPGQERSDVTGQHPMAPPPGMQGGPGGQGPIGPFQQRPGQQPPQPQQPAEPMALPPAQTRGDEPTPIFSAIESDWFRTGQAERMQQIHVEQSARGLQAPASPRPVGRTAPPQRPRTERPSPAGPQRPGTSAPQQQAPQPAPAPAPAAAPPTAPAGAPPAPAAQPLPRETPNWRTSPNDALRQRAEAVREPSAGGVTPSGLPRRVPRANLVAGGAAQPQPQQGGPQVSRSPDDVRGRLTNLRRGIQQGREAGGTTDGRGFGTNHQER; from the coding sequence GTGCAGGGACGTTTCAAGAGGGACAGCGGCACGGCGGGCGACCCGGAGCAGCAGCCCGGCGGGACCGGCAACGGTCCTGCCCAGGCGGCGGGCGACTCCGGAGGCGCCACGCCGGGAACAGCTGCGGCCACCGGACGTACAAGCACGCCCAGCGGTATCGAGGCGGGCCGGATCACCGGTCTGGACACCAAGCCAGGCTCCCGAATAATGCTGCGCAACTGGCGCATCAGCACGCGTCTGGTGTCGCTGCTGGCGCTGCCGGTGGTCACCGCGGGTGCGCTCGGCGGCCTGCGCGTCCACAACTCGATTCAGAACATCCACCAGCTGCAGCGGCTGAACGCGCTGACCGACATCGCCGAGCACGCGACCGACCTGGCAGACGCCCTGGCCGAGGAACGCGACAGCTCGGCGGGTCCGATCACCGCGGGCAGCCCCACCGACGCGGTGGCCGCGTCCCGGCAGGCAACCGACCGCGAAGAGAAGCTCTACCGCGACGCCAAGGACGAGATCACCGCGGGCGACTCGCTCTTCAGCGGCGTGCGTTCCAGCCTGATCGCGATCGACACCCAGCTGACGGGGCTCAACCAGCTGCGGGACGGTGCCTTCACCTCCCAGTCCTCGATCGCCCAGACCGTCTCCTCCTACGACGGCCTGATCCAGTCGCTGCTGAGCCTGTCGGTCGACATGGCGCAGGCCACGCAGAACTCCGAGATGGTGACCAACACCCGTGCGCTGGCGGCCTTCTCGTCCGCCAAGGAGTACGAGTCGATCCAGCGCGCGGTGATCAGCGCCGCGCTGGCCAAGGGCAGCCGGCTGGACGCGAACGACTACCAGACGGTCAACTCGGCCGCGGACAACGAGGACATCAACCTCACCCGGTTCGCGACCCTCTACGGCGACAAGAGCGCCGCGCTCCTCGCGCCGATCGAGGGCGGCAACGACACGATCACCGCGCACGACGTGATGCGCGAGCGGATCGCCAAGAGCCAGGACCAGATCCAGGACATCCACATCTCCTACCTGGACTGGGACGACGCCGCCAAGGCGAAGATCGACGCGATGAACCGCATCGAGCGGTCGCTGCTGAACGAGATGCGGCAGAAGTCGCTGGAACTGCAGAGCACGGCCAAGGAGGACGCGCTGATCTCCGGCGCGATCATCCTGCTGGTACTCGGTATCGCCGTCGTCGGCGCGTTCGTCGTGGCCCGCTCGATGATCCGCTCGCTGCGCCGGCTGCAGCAGACCGCACAGGACGTCGCCCAGAAGCGGCTGCCCGAGCTGGTCAAGCAGCTGTCCGAGACCGACCCGCAGGACGTCGACACCTCGGTCGAGTCGATCGGCATCAACAGCCGCGACGAGATCGGCCAGGTGGCCCGCGCCTTCGACGAGGTCTACAGCGAGGCGGTCCGGCTGGCCGCCGAGCAGGCGCTGCTGCGAGGCAACGTCAACGCGATGTTCACCAACCTCTCCCGCCGCAGCCAGGGCCTCATCCAGCGCCAGCTGTCGCTGATCTCCGAACTGGAGTCCCGCGAGGCCGACCCGGACCAGCTGTCCTCGCTGTTCAAGCTGGACCACCTCGCCACCCGTATGCGCCGCAACGGTGAGAACCTGCTGGTCCTCGCCGGTGAGGAGCCGGGGCGCCGGTGGACCCGCCCGGTCCCGCTGGTCGACGTGCTGCGCGCCGCGGCCTCCGAGGTGGAGCAGTACGAACGCATCGAGCTGACCTCGGTGCCGTCGGCCGAGGTCACCGGCCGTATCGTCAACGACCTCGTCCACCTGCTCGCCGAGCTGCTGGAGAACGCCACGTCGTTCTCCTCCCCGCAGACCAAGGTGCGGGTCACCGGTCACGCGCTGCCGGACGGCCGGGTGCTGATCGAGATCCACGACACCGGTATCGGCCTGTCGCCCGAGGACCTGGCCGACATCAACGAGCGGCTCGCCAACCCGCCGACCGTCGATGTCGCGGTGTCCCGCCGGATGGGCCTGTTCGTGGTCGGCCGGCTGTCCCTGCGACACGGCATCCGCATCCAGCTCCGCCCCTCCGACTCCGGCGGTACGACCGCACTGGTCATGCTGCCGGTCGACGTGACGCAGGGCGGCGCCAACGCCAAGGGCAACGCGATGGGCGGGGGGCGGCCCGGGGCCACTCCCCCGGCCGCGGCCGGCGGCGGTGTGGCCGGCGCGTTCGGCAACACGCCGAACTCCCCGCAGGTCACCAGGCCCCCGCAGCGCGGGCAGGTCGGCGGCGGCGCGCAGCGCCCGGCGCTGGCCCCCGGCGCCGGACGGCCCGGCGGCGGCGCACCGCAGCAGCCGGGTACGCCCCGCTGGGCGGCGCAGGACGGTTCGCAGGGCTTCCCCGCCGACGACCGCGGGCTGCAGGACACCCCGCGCGGCCACGAGGACGTCGAGGCGGCTCCCGCCTTCGACGCCTTCGACGGCAGCGGTCCGGGGCAGGGCCCGGGACAAGGCCAGGGCCAGGACACCGGCGCCCGGGCCGACTTCCGGCAGGGCGGCACCGACGCCCCGTACGGCGGACAGCAGGGCGGCCGCGGGCAGTTCCCGCCGCCGCAGCAGCAGGGCACCGGGCCGAGCGGCTTCCGCTCCGACGTCTTCGGCGGCCGTTCCGGTCCGCGGCAGGGCGGCGAGCAGCAGCAGCGCCCGCAGGGCGGTCCTGGCGACACGGCACAGTTCCCGCCGGTCCCCGCGGCCCGCGACGACTTCCAGCAGGGCGGCACCGGGCAGTTCCCGGCCCAGCGCGGCAACGACGGCCAGGACTTCGGCCGGCCGCCGCGCACTCCGCAGGAGACGTACGGCACCGGGCAGTTCCCGGTCCAGGGCGGTCCTGGCGACACCGGACAGTTCCCCCGCCACGGCCAGCAACGCAACGACGGCACCGGACAGTTCCCCGTCCAGGGCGGCCCCGGCCAGGAGCGGAACGACGGCACGGGGCAGTTCCCGGTCCAGGGCGGCCCCGGCGACACCGGACAGTTCCCCCGCCACGGCCAGCAACGCAACGACGGCACCGGACAGTTCCCCGTCCAGGGCGGCCCCGGCGACACCGGACAGTTCCCCCGCCACGGCCAGCAACGCAACGACGGCACCGGACAGTTCCCCGTCCAGGGCGGCCCTGGCAACACCGGGCAGTTCCCGGTGCAGCAGCAGCCCGGGCAGGGCGGTCCCGGTGAGACCGCGCAGTTCCCCGCGATCCGGTCCGACGACACCTTCGGCGGCGGCAGCGGGCAGTACGGACCGCCTGCGGGCGGCCGGCCGCAGGGCGGACCGCCTTACCGCGACGGCGGCGTACCGCAGCAGCCGTACGACAACTCCGGCCGGCAGCAGATGCCCGGCCAGGAGCGCAGCGACGTCACCGGGCAGCACCCGATGGCACCGCCGCCTGGTATGCAGGGCGGCCCCGGCGGCCAGGGCCCGATCGGGCCGTTCCAGCAGCGGCCCGGACAGCAGCCGCCGCAGCCGCAGCAGCCCGCGGAGCCGATGGCGCTGCCGCCGGCCCAGACCAGGGGCGACGAGCCGACGCCGATCTTCTCGGCGATCGAGTCCGACTGGTTCCGCACCGGCCAGGCGGAGCGGATGCAGCAGATCCACGTCGAGCAGAGCGCGCGCGGCCTCCAGGCCCCGGCGTCGCCCCGCCCGGTGGGTCGCACCGCACCGCCGCAGCGCCCGCGTACCGAACGCCCGAGCCCGGCAGGCCCGCAGCGGCCCGGCACCAGCGCACCGCAGCAGCAGGCGCCGCAGCCCGCGCCGGCGCCGGCGCCGGCCGCCGCGCCGCCCACCGCTCCGGCCGGGGCACCGCCGGCACCTGCGGCGCAGCCGTTGCCGCGCGAGACGCCGAACTGGCGGACCTCGCCCAACGACGCGCTGCGCCAGCGGGCCGAGGCGGTCCGCGAGCCGTCGGCCGGCGGGGTCACCCCCTCCGGGCTGCCGCGCCGGGTGCCGCGGGCGAATCTCGTCGCCGGCGGTGCGGCGCAGCCGCAGCCTCAGCAGGGCGGCCCGCAGGTCTCCCGTTCGCCCGACGACGTGCGCGGGCGGCTGACCAATCTCCGACGGGGTATTCAGCAGGGCCGGGAGGCCGGCGGCACGACCGATGGCCGCGG